DNA from Macadamia integrifolia cultivar HAES 741 chromosome 12, SCU_Mint_v3, whole genome shotgun sequence:
TGATTGGTATTCGGTTTTTCTGTTAAGCTCTGATGATGATCCAATAGATGTTAATGTCtcagaagaggaggaaaaggaaCTATCATGGACACCCTGAAACTGGAACTCTCTCTGCTCATATTTCAGAGGTCTTCCACCATACAATTAGGAATTTCTTTCCCCTTTTACTAGTTAATCCGGGTAAAGCACCTAGacgtcatatttttttttaaacgaggTCCTCGGTAACGAGACATAAAGTTCAATGTGATGAAGtacagaagtggttcagtgcaTCTCCTTTACATGCATTGTATGTGTAACATCTCACAATCCAAAATTACAAACATGATGATCCATACCTTTTGCGTTCAGCAAGTGAGAGATCTTGCAGGACAATGGCTATAACATCTTCTAGCATTATAATGGGGGTTTCCTTTTCCATTATTAAAGGTTTGTTTTCAATCAGAGACATGAAGCAATTTACTCATGGTCACCTTCAGTTTTCAGGGACACTAGAGAAAGAAATTCCAGGAAAAGATAGCCCAATTTCAAGAGCATATAAGCAGCATGCACAAGGTAGTTGGAATCATCATGATACTGAACAATCTAAAGACCAAGTTTGTTCAGTTCTCTTCCATAGGTGAGCTAGCAAGTGACAAGTCACGACTTGGTTTCCAAACATGTCCTCTGGCGATCTATTAGGAAACTAATTCCAACTATTGATCTCAGACAATTAAGGCATTGAATTTCTAGGCCTCTTTAAGAGAGTTGAAGCTACCCACAAATTTTAATGCAAGTAAATTTGACCAAGCTAGCCTCGGGTTAAGCATATCTCATTGGGAAAAACTTGAATCATTGCAAATACAAGATTACTTCAGCCTGAAACTTGCATCTTGTGAGCCTGGAATACAAAGCTATATCATGGAATCCAAGATAAAAGGGTAATAATAACTGAGGAGAGAGAGTAAATCATTGTTGCCGGTGATACTAAAGTTTAAAACAAGTAGAGTCTCTGTTAAGCATCTGCGCACATcctaataaaatattttaacttTTGCATCCGAACTCTGTTTTGTCAATGgagtctggactctggagtACCCTCCACTACGAAAAATGCCCCAAGTCAACTCTCTCTGTTTTCCAAATCTGGGAGGCAAAGCCTATATCTTGTGACATGTAACCAATATTTGAGTGCTGCTTCACTTTCAAGCTTCAATATTTTACGGGAAAGTGATGAAATATGGTATGTGTAGCCCACCCTATTTGGTTTTGCTTGGGAAATGCTCACCAAAGTTTTCCACAGGAAAAGTGATTTGCATTTCCAAATAAGTGAGGTTAACATTCctaaatgagaagaaaaaaatgtattatgGACCATAAACAATAAATAGCAACAGAAAAATGAATTATATACGTATATGAAGAAGCTGAACAAAGCAAACAGGCGGAGGGGTTGGAGTCTAATACATCGGGCCCACCCCAATTTACCTAACGAATGTGAAATAGAATTGTTTTAGACAACTACAGACAATGGAGATGCTCACTCCCCTTCAGTCCACCTCTTAATAAATATTTACAATAATCATAAGCAACAACACTAACAAGGTTATAAAAACACAGCCAATAACGTGACTCCAACCCGCTCCTACAAAACTGCTGGCTGCTTTTTCCTATCTGAAGCAGCCACAAAACGGAAACACATCTCCTCACTGAGATAGTTTCAATGAATATAGTGTCATATTTACACTCCCAGTGTTATAAAAATCAGAATCAGGTATTGAATCAGTAAGTCTCTGTCAATTTCAATCCGAAATGGCCAGATCAACCATGGCCAATTCCGATAGGAACTGATccaattctgatttttgaaacagTGAACTCAACAGCCTCCGTTGTTATCCAGCAAGTTCCTCAGGCTACATAGGGCCTCCGCAGAGAGGCTACAGCACTTCAATCTCCTTTGTCTTGGTGGAGACGGTTCTCTTTGATTGTCAGGCAAGGAAAAGCAAACAACAATCACAGTAAGGTTGTCAAAGGTGTTGAGACGGAGGGCCTCCATGACCAGGTCCCTGGCAGATTTCTCTGGGTCATCGTGCCGACGTAGTCCACGGCGAACAACGCTGACGGCATGTTGACTTGACATGACATCCCAAATGCCATCGCAGCCAATTATGAGgaactcatcatcttctgtgagGACCACCTGCCGGAACTCCGGCTCCCCAATAAGTGGTGAGGAAGAACCCCGTGGTAACTTCATATCCCAATCTCCCAAAGCCCGGGAGACAGATAGGACACCATTGAGATACCCATCATCAACAAAACCTCCCAGTGCCTCCACACGCCTACGTTCTGATGGATAGATGGGCTTGTGGTCTTGAGACATATCAATTGCTTCTCCTTTCCGGCAAAGGACTGCCCTACAATCCCCAGCATTAGCTACTAGCAGAAGCCTGCAACAAGAAAGGAGGACGGATTAGAGAAAGTCATAAAAGCCAGCATCACTACAAAAAATTCTTAACCACAAAGTAGAACTCCCAATTCTAAGTTTGCAGCGAAGACCAACCTTCCAAGGACAAGGGCAGTGAGTGCTGTTGTGCCTGATGAGCTACTAACTGTGCAGTCATCCGCCAACGCAAGGTCAGCTAGAAGGAATGCTTTTCGAAAGCAATTTTCAACTTCTtctaagaaaacatcattagcaTCCTTTGATAAATCTGGGAAATCTGCATCTTCAAAGAAGAACCTTATTGCATGCTTCCTTACATATGCCGCTGCATCACGGCCTCCATGACCATCGAACACCTATATTAGTATTCAGCACAGTTAGTAACAGAACAAATAGGATGAAATTAATGTGTGAACCATTAAAGATCATCTATATTAATTACCCCATAGAAGGCACTTGGCTTAGGACATCTGATGAGCGACCCCAACTGTGTAGAAAGATCATCAATCCGTATATGTTCATCTTCCATGAATCTCCTAGGCCCAATGTCAGCAAAGCTACCAGAACGGAGGCTTGGAACAAACTGGAGAATGGAAGATTCGATAGCATCATCTGAAACAGTGCTCAATGTCCTCGCATCCTGAAGAAATAAAGAACTCAAGGATCAGTCATTCCCGCAGCTCAAAACGAAGTAAAAATGTAGTCTGTTCACAAAGCATCTGAATTGAGAGTGAAAACTCATCAAAAGTGGAAACTGACAAAATTATTATTGTTGATTATACAATCACAAGCAGGACAAAATAAACCAAACTGTAGCAAGGTTCCCAAAGGTAAAAAAGCAATTGATTTATTGTCGAGAGTTATAGAGTTAATAATCCCACATCAGTAATTTTAGGTCATGGGTGCGGTGCCTTCATATACTTGTAGAACTATCTCCACTTAATCCCTAATGGTTTTGGAGGAAACATGATAACAAAGACCAGGTCCTTTTTTATCCTCCCTAAGTAGTTTGTCCAAGCCCAGAGCCAGGAATATGAAACTAGACATGAGGAGGAGTATTGAGATGTTGGGAGATAGTTATAGTCCCACATATATCTGTTTGGATCCTTGGTGCCTCCTTGAGGAACTATCTTCACTTGATGCCTTAAGATTACCCCCTCCCCCAACAtttacaaagttttttttttttttgggtgggggtggggggggggggtgggtttggGTAAGTATATAGAGTTCTCAACATAATAAAACAAAGACAAACCTTTATAGAGTCATTAGAATTTTGCACTAGACACAGGTGAAAATTCTAATACTAATTTATCATCGGGGGAGGTCCAGCTATCACAAAGAAATCTTACaaacacacaaaaaaagaagaagaagaaatatatatatatatatatatatttggttcaGCATCAGAGTGAAGTCATTTTTCGCTCTGAAACATGAAATCTCTAATCACTCTCAACTTATTTCAGAAATACATAACAGGACCAGTTCCACAAGATATAGCAGATgtcatggaaaagaaaaaattaagggGGGTGAGGACATATTTTTGCTATCAAGTTGACATGTCAAAATTGTGCAATCTTCTTCAAACTTTAAAGATATTATGATTCCGTATAAAAATGCTCGTAAATTTTAATGGATCATCCAGCACCAATCTTCCTGAAGCGGAACTTCCTTAAACAAAGCGAAAAGAAGTTTACGGATAGTAATTCAGCTTCTAAAATTAATCAAAAATACCAAACAAACATTCATTTATTCGAAAGTTTCTTTTAATCAAATAtagaaagaacaaacatgacAAATCCTGCATCATTGTCTACCTTCGTTCTTCGTTCTTtaaaagaaaacccaattcTTGCGAAACCGCGTATAAAAAAAACGAAGGATATAGACGATTAGAGGCGATTGAAAGAAAACAGCACATACTTAAAACGCAAAATTGGATGTCAAATATAATAGAACAACAAGGAACTCACCCCTTCGGAGCGCGAAATATCGGTGGAAACCGAATCCGGAGCACGAATTTGGTCAATTAAAGGCGGCGATGGTGGGGAAACGACGACGATGTCATCAATCTTCTGAATATTGCTTCCCTTACCGATGCGGTACGGGACATCCAAAACAGAAATGCTTTGGTGACAAACAACCTCTGCTCCTGCTACCATCTTTAATCCACGATCATCACAAACAACAACAGACGAAGAAGTCTTTCGAAGCCCTCCCAGTGGAGAAATCTCAACAAATTTCAGAATCGGAGCTTTTTGTTGCAAAAAAATTAGGTTTCAAAATCGTTCTAATGGATGAAAACTGCAAAAGTaggttttcttctcttctcagtaactcttttctctctctctctctccctcttctctctctctctctctctcgagatTTTGTTTCTCGCCAAGGAAGTAAATCTGAAACTACTCTGCTCGAAGCCTCGAACTACTATTTATAGCTCAGGTATGGAAAGAGAACGCGGCCGTCACTAGAACATTTGGAAGTCTGACCGACACGTGGGATATTATAGACCATTTGATTAAGAGACTTTTACCTCACGAAACTTGTGATGGATGCACGACCTCGCCACGTGGCTTTTTTGGTTGACGCGTGAAGCGTGACTTTGACGGAGGGAACACGGTAGGTTCGACCGATATGACTTAAACACCCTCCAGGCACCAACCAGGTACCGACGTTGTGTTTGACTTTGACCTATAATGTAATGAGGGTGTTTAGGGAATAAAAACTATTATATTACCTAAACACGTGGTAGAAGCGGGGAAATACGCTTTGGATAAGTGACGGAAGGACCTAGAAGATTTCTGCGTTCACACAAGCTTACGTTTGCCTACGTCTGACTTTATTTTAGTGATCTATGAATGGGATTCCTCTTTATCTTATGACTTTTTTTTAAAATGCCCCTTtcttatttacccaaaaaaaaaaaatttacctcttttatcataaaaaaaaactacaaattCTATTACTTGTTCCCAAAATTATTAGTAAGGGGAAAAAAGGATGTATGTTTGGCTACGTAGTTTCCGCACCCAAACACATGAAGAATGAAATGATCAATTAATCCCTATGAAATGACAATTTTCATTCTTGTTGGATGACCTCTATGTGTGTTCTCATTgccccatgatttttttttttttttttttttttttgtgcaactCAATGCTCCATGTTAATGACGAAACCATTGGCCACTTAGCGTAACAATAATTCCCCTCATTAATAATAAGGGAAGTGTTTTTCAAGAGGGAGTATAATTCTTGTCCATACACAATGACCAATGGGAGTGCACGAAGAAATATTCATAAAGATGTCAATTTCTATTTCATGGGGGACATGTTAATCATTTTAAAcccatgtgtctaggtgtagaggCCACACTTCCCCCCTTCATCCACAAAAACCATATTCCCTTAATAATATAGACTACTATTATTAATTAGGGAGAGGATTCCCCAAGCAAGTGGCATAGGAATGCATCAATGATGTCATTGAGGTGAGGAAGATTGAATTAGTACATAAGAGACCAGCGAGGTCATTTTTTGAAGATGAGTAGACAAAGACAGAGAGAGCTTTTTAGCATATATATCCTTCCTTGACGGTTGAGAGCACATATTATTTAACTAAATTTATGGTAGAGTTTATCATTACCCCCAGCATTATGCCACCTCAAATAATGATATGATAATCTAACCCATTGGATAGATAGTATAGCACATGATCTAATTAACCACTTGTTAAATTTTATAACATAAttcttggcaaaaaaaaaatatatatatagcctAATTTCTGTTCTCGCTTGCATCTCTATATTGTTTGTCTACACATATTTACAATAGTTCAAACACTTTTACGCATTATTCTATAGTAACTCGGATCCAaatcataaataataataataaataaatggtgAAATTCTGAACCTCAAATTTACTGTTATACAAAATGTGTGTGCCTGAAATGTTACACGTGAATAAAAGACCTACAAAAAATTTTGTCGAAAATATTCATATGAACAAACGACCTTGGGGCCTATTTATCAACAAAATCCAACCCTATTcaatttgccacatggcaaaaatTCAAATAACCTTGATAAACTTACCAAGGTGGACCATTCACAAAAAATTCACCTATACCACTGGAAAGTGTacaatttagaaaatattttgatgctCAGCATGGCAATAAGAATGTTTGAGATATAGTTGTGGTTTGAAAGCCAGTTGTGGTAACTTGTATTATAACGATGGCGACTTGTATTTAacaattataaaattttaaggaTTTGTATTATCTCTAAACTTAGACCAACCATATATCAAATTATATGAATTTCTAAACCTATATTCAATTTGGGACAGAAGATTTTTGTCTAaaaccaaatttaaaatttagtcttgtaaatttttttttttttgggtcgcAGATTTCTAATAGATTGTTAGCAACCTTAAATCAGGTGTATTAATATTAATACTGAAggggttttctctcttaattttcATATTATTGGGTTGTTATAGACTTCTTTGTTAATGATCAGTTGTTATTGACTTTGGTGGAtacaagatttttattttttttatttttaatcttaaTTGGAGTTGTTTATTTCTTAGGTAAAAAATCATATTACATTTTGGGgggaaaaattatttaaaaataaaaaatcacttCCAAAAGATTTCTTTACATaattaacttgaaaaacaaGAAGAGCCTAAAGaaacttaattttaaattgatGAGATGGCTTAAATAACTCTACAAGATTCCTTTATACATAATTTATTTGAAAACAGGTAGAGTTTAaagaaaaccttaaattcatGAGATGGCTTAAATAAATTCAAGAATCTTGAATAAGTTTTTGTCTTTCCAAGGCATGAACAATCAGAGTTTAACATACAATACTGTTttaaatgataataaataaatattaatgtaATGGTTACGCTTTTCATCTtaattattaagaaaataatttggtGCAGAGGTAGTGCCTCTTGATTGTCAATAGTTGTTGGATCATTTGTTTCTAATCCTACAAGATATGAGAAGGGgaattgtttatgatttatggtggAAGAGTTCTTCAAGATCACTCTAATTGTGTGATTGTCCCACATGAAAGAGAGATGTGGTAATTTAGACAATTGGATATACGTAGGTTGTGTtcaaaaccattaaaaaaattttacaaattctgtaccatttttctttttgtcctcACTATTTTCTAGGTGTTTGGTGCACAACATAGCCATAGAACAATATCCTTTGATTTGAAGTTTGACTTtaataaatgatgaaa
Protein-coding regions in this window:
- the LOC122058432 gene encoding probable protein phosphatase 2C 49, with the protein product MVAGAEVVCHQSISVLDVPYRIGKGSNIQKIDDIVVVSPPSPPLIDQIRAPDSVSTDISRSEGDARTLSTVSDDAIESSILQFVPSLRSGSFADIGPRRFMEDEHIRIDDLSTQLGSLIRCPKPSAFYGVFDGHGGRDAAAYVRKHAIRFFFEDADFPDLSKDANDVFLEEVENCFRKAFLLADLALADDCTVSSSSGTTALTALVLGRLLLVANAGDCRAVLCRKGEAIDMSQDHKPIYPSERRRVEALGGFVDDGYLNGVLSVSRALGDWDMKLPRGSSSPLIGEPEFRQVVLTEDDEFLIIGCDGIWDVMSSQHAVSVVRRGLRRHDDPEKSARDLVMEALRLNTFDNLTVIVVCFSLPDNQREPSPPRQRRLKCCSLSAEALCSLRNLLDNNGGC